The Candidatus Binataceae bacterium DNA window CAGCATTGCCGCCGCGGCGAGCGGGGCCCAGGTGCGCGGACGCTTGAGTTCGCGCATCACAGCCCGGCCAAGCCGGCCTGGCACGGATCCGTGATCGATGCGATCGAGCGCGGCATTGATCCGCGCTTGTATCTCTTCGGGGGTTTTCACCGTGGCGGCCTGGCGGCGTATCAGCGCCTTCAACAGCCGCTCCTCGACCAGGCGCACCCGGCATCGGGTGCATCCGTCGTCCAATCCGCTGCCCAGATGCTGAATGACCGCGCGCTCTTCGGCTCGCGTCAATTCGCCGTCGGCATGCGCAGAGAGGTAGTTGGTGATGTACTCCTCGCAATTCACGGTTTCCCTTGCTTATACACGCAAGCGCGAGTCATCTGAATACACTCGACGATCCGCCTAGCGGACCAGTCCGCGCCGGCGGGCGAACGCGCCGAGCGCAACCCGCATCATCTGGCGCCCGCGCGAAACCCGCGATTTGACCGTCCCGATAGGTATTTCGAGGACTTGCGCGACCTCCTGGTAGTTGAGTTCCTGCACGTCGACCAGCATCAGCACCGTGCGAAAGTCCTCGGGTAGGGCGTTGAGCGCGGCGGCAACTTCGTGGTCCAGAACCTTCTCCGAGATAAGCATCTCGGGGTTGCTCACCTTCTGCTCGCCGCGCGCGCTCAAGCCCTCGACGGCGCGTTCGAAATCCTCGGGCGAGAGCGCGACCTGTTCGCGATCGGCGCCGCGGTAGCCGTTGCGGAAGTTGTTGTACAAGATGGTCAACAGCCACGCGCGGCAGTTGGTGCCCGGGGTGTACTGATGAAAAAAACGATACGCGCGCAGCACGGTCTCCTGCAAAAGATCGCGAGCGTCGTCGGGATTACGCGACAGCCGCAGGGCCGCCGAGTACAGCGCGTCGACGTGAGGCAGCGCCTCGCGTTCGAAGAGCCCGCGCTTTTCGCTGCCCCCTTTTTCCGCCATATTCAGCGAGCACCAACATATACCACCACCGTCAAGTCAAACGCCGCTGACGGCGGAAAAGTTCCCGATTTTGACGGAAGGAACCTTGGCCTGCCATACCCGAGTTAAATATACTTGCGCAAGTTGGTCGAAGGTTACGGACCAGCGGCCGCCGAAGTCGCATCATCCGGCCGGCGAATGCGTATTTGAGCCATCGAGGATGTCATCTGTCGGCGCCGGAACCGGCGCGAAAGAGGAGAAAAACGATGGATCGCAGCACTATAGCCGGCGCGGTTCTGGCCGCGGCGGTGGGCGCGATGTTTTTGAGCACGCCGCTCCTTGCGCAAAGCTCCTCGGGGAATTCCACCGAGGCAGCCAGCGTCAAGTGCATCGGCGGCAATAGCTGCAAAGGCCAGAGCGCGTGCCAGACAGCCAACAATGGTTGCATGGGTCAGAACTCATGCAAGGGCAAAGGGTGGGTGACGTCCGCCTCGGTCAAGGCCTGCACGGATCAGGGCGGCAAGCCGGAGAAGACGCCGGCCAAGGCGATGTAGGGTTGAAGCGCGCGGATTTCCACCAACTGGGATTCGGCGTCGGTCTGCGCCGGCCGCATTATGCCCGGATTCTCGAGCGGCGCACGTCGGACGATGCGTCTTCGCACGATCTGTGTTCGGTGGACTGGTTCGAGGTCATATCGGAAAACTTCATGGTCGAGGGCGGGCGCCCGCTTGAAGTGCTCGACGGCGTGCGCGCAAGCTACCCGGTCGTGATGCACGGCGTGTCGCTCTCGATCGGCTCGAGCGATCCGCTCAACCGCTCCTACCTCGACGCACTTGGCGCGTTGGCCCGGCGTGTCGAGCCGGCCTGGGTTTCGGACCATTTGTGCTGGACCGGTGTCGGCGGTCGCAATCTGCACGATCTGCTGCCGCTGCCCTACACCGAGGAGGCCGTGCGTCACGTCGCCCGGCGCATCCGCGAGGTCCAGGATATCCTCGAACGCACGATCCTTATCGAGAACGTGTCGAGCTACATGGCGTTTCGCGCCTCGCGCCTCGCCGAATGGGAGTTTCTTCGCGCCGTCGCGGAAGAGGCCGACTGCGCGATCCTGCTCGACATCAACAACATTTTCGTGAGCGCCTTCAACCATCGCTTCGACCCCTTGCGTTACATCGACGCCATCCCGGCTGACCGCGTGGTGCAGTTTCATCTTGCAGGCCACAGCGACCACGGCAATTACCTGCTCGACACGCACGATCATCCGATTCGACCCGAGGTTTGGGGACTCTATGAGCACGCGATTGGGCGTTTCGGCCGCGTTGCGACGCTTGTCGAGTGGGACGACAGTATTCCGGCGTTCGAGGTGCTGGCCGCGACGGCCGACGAAGCGCGCCGGAGATGCGAAGCGGCACTGGCGGCCGTTGCGACGGCGGGGGAGGCCGATCCGGCCGCGCCGTACGAATTATCTGCACGCCGCGGACCGGACCGGAGGGGGGAATTGTGAATTGCGAGGTCGCACGGCGTCCTGCTGCGAACATTCAGCGGCGCGCCGGTGCCGATTTCGGATAAACCGGCTGATCTGCGGCTAAGTTCCCTTTCGCTCTTGCCGATCGTCGAGGGCGCGGGCAATGCTATGCTTTGAAGCGTGAGCGCCGCCGCCAACATACGGATCGAGGCGATCAATACCCCCCAGGCGTTCGAGGAATTCGCTCGTCTGCCCTACGAGGTCTACGCCGACCGCGAAGCCTGGTGGCCGCCCGACATCCGCAACGAGATTGACCTTCTTTCCGGACGCACGCTGACCGCGCCTTATCTCGGATTGCAGCCGTTTTGCGCCTGGAGCAACGGCCACCTGGTGGCGCGCGTAAGCGCCGTGATCAATCGCCGCTATATCAGCCACTGGGGCGAGCGCGTGGGCCAGCTAATCCATTTCGAGGCCGCCGCCGGCGAAGACGGCGCGGTTGGTACGATGTTGACGCGCGCGATGGAATGGCTCGCCCGCGCAAAGATGGAATCGGTGCGCAGCGGATTCGCCGCTTTTCTCGACTATCCCTATGCGATCGATAACTACGGCAGCCTGCCCTCATTCCTGCTGCGCGGCAATCCCGAGTACTACCATCGCTATCTCAAGAACGCCGGCTTCGAGACCGAGAAGGGTCAGATAGATTACACCGCGCCGTTGACCAGCGAGATGCTCGCGCGCTACGCGCGGATGATCGAAGCGGCGCGCACCGCCGGAGTCGCCATAAAGAGCTGGCGCGAATACGGATTCCTCGCCGCGGTCGACGCGTGGACCGCGGTCACTAATGCGGCGTTCGTCCGCCATTGGGGATGGAACCCGATAAGCCGCGACGAAGTGCGTCCGATGATGGCGCCGTTGCACGGCACCGCGGTCGGCGACCTGTCGATGGTCGCGGTAGCCAATCGCGAAGTTATCGGCGTGGTCTTCTCCGTGCCGGACCTGAGTCCGGCGCTCGCGCAGGTTCGTCCAGGCGTCAAACTGCATCCCGAGCGCGGCGGTGGCACACGCGGCGCGCTTATCAATATCGGCGTGCTCGAGCAGGCGCGCGGCAAGGGCGTCGCCCTCGCGATGGCGGCGCGCTCGTTTGTGACGATGGCGCAGAGCGGGATGCGCTATGCCGGCTACACGTTGGTGCTCGACGACAACTGGGCGTCGCGGCGTACGGCGGCCGCGCTGGGCGCGCGGGTGACGGGAAACTTCGTCACTTACCGGAGAAATCTGTAACCGCGAGTCCAAAGACCCTCCGCTAGTTTGCGGAAAACGACATCTTCGACGCCCATTTTTTCGGGTTTTTCTTTGGCTTGCAGCTTGAAGGGCGGGATTCTTGGATGTTAGTGTAAGCGCCTGCTCCTTGCTCCCTCTGGGGGCTGGAATCCACAAGGAGGCTGCCGCGTGCGGCGCTACGAGACTATTTTCATCCTTCGCTCGGATCTGGGCGAGCCTCAGGTCAAAGACAGCATCAAGCGTTTCGAGGGTTTGATCGGCGCCGGCGGCGGCGAGATGCTCGAGACGGACGAATGGGGCTTTCGCGAGCTCGCCTACCGGATTCACAACGAACGCCGCGGCTATTACGTCCGGCTCGATTATGCCGCCGACGGCGCGGTGATGAACGAGGTTGAACGCAACCTTAAACTCTCCGATAGCGTGCTGCGTTACCTGTCGGTGCTGCTCGATCCCGAGGTCGATACCGCCAAGGTGCGCGCCGAAATCGAAGCGCGGCTCCATCGCGCTGCCGAGGCCAAGGCTGCGGCCGAGGCAAGAGTGGCGGCCGCCGCCGCCGCGGCCGAGCGTCCGGCGGGCGAAGTAAGTTCCGGCCCGCCAGCCGCCAATCTCTCTGCCGAAGAGGCGGCGGGCGAGGCTGAGGTCGCGCAGAAGGCCGCGTCCGAACAGACTGAAGGAGCGGCCGCGGCCGCCGGAGGCGAGGCGAATCCCGCGGGTGAGCCGAAGCAGGATTGAACTGATCGGGGTAGCAGTTTCCGCGCCCGAGGTGCGGACTACGCCCGCCGGCACGCCGGTTTTAAGGGTCGAAGTGAACT harbors:
- a CDS encoding sigma-70 family RNA polymerase sigma factor; the protein is MAEKGGSEKRGLFEREALPHVDALYSAALRLSRNPDDARDLLQETVLRAYRFFHQYTPGTNCRAWLLTILYNNFRNGYRGADREQVALSPEDFERAVEGLSARGEQKVSNPEMLISEKVLDHEVAAALNALPEDFRTVLMLVDVQELNYQEVAQVLEIPIGTVKSRVSRGRQMMRVALGAFARRRGLVR
- a CDS encoding DUF692 domain-containing protein — translated: MKRADFHQLGFGVGLRRPHYARILERRTSDDASSHDLCSVDWFEVISENFMVEGGRPLEVLDGVRASYPVVMHGVSLSIGSSDPLNRSYLDALGALARRVEPAWVSDHLCWTGVGGRNLHDLLPLPYTEEAVRHVARRIREVQDILERTILIENVSSYMAFRASRLAEWEFLRAVAEEADCAILLDINNIFVSAFNHRFDPLRYIDAIPADRVVQFHLAGHSDHGNYLLDTHDHPIRPEVWGLYEHAIGRFGRVATLVEWDDSIPAFEVLAATADEARRRCEAALAAVATAGEADPAAPYELSARRGPDRRGEL
- the rpsF gene encoding 30S ribosomal protein S6; this encodes MRRYETIFILRSDLGEPQVKDSIKRFEGLIGAGGGEMLETDEWGFRELAYRIHNERRGYYVRLDYAADGAVMNEVERNLKLSDSVLRYLSVLLDPEVDTAKVRAEIEARLHRAAEAKAAAEARVAAAAAAAERPAGEVSSGPPAANLSAEEAAGEAEVAQKAASEQTEGAAAAAGGEANPAGEPKQD